A portion of the Rhodanobacter sp. AS-Z3 genome contains these proteins:
- a CDS encoding 2OG-Fe(II) oxygenase — translation MSAAVLLDPARLDRPDTSVQHQPFPFMVAHGQLPDEIRGDLDRDFPRYSSAGFFPYDPVDCGPSVNALVRDMTSPAFARAIGQRLGIEGLDGYPTLVTVCRLLNKRHGTIHTDSKSKVATALIYLNQQWPNTSDGCLRFLQQIDDIDSVIAPELTPLYGEFAVFKRCDNSFHGHLPYEGERRVIQVAWLTSEDEKLRKTRRGKFSRVFKSLFGRLDTKLGAGRGRNASHPD, via the coding sequence ATGAGTGCTGCTGTCCTGCTGGATCCCGCTCGCCTCGATCGCCCGGATACCTCGGTGCAGCATCAGCCTTTCCCGTTCATGGTGGCTCACGGCCAGTTGCCGGATGAAATTCGCGGCGACCTGGATCGCGACTTTCCCCGTTATTCCAGCGCCGGTTTCTTCCCTTACGATCCGGTCGACTGCGGCCCCAGCGTCAATGCGCTGGTTCGTGACATGACCTCCCCCGCCTTCGCCCGTGCCATCGGGCAACGACTGGGTATTGAGGGTCTGGACGGCTATCCGACCCTGGTGACGGTGTGTCGCCTGCTCAACAAGCGACACGGCACCATTCACACCGACAGCAAGTCCAAGGTTGCCACGGCATTGATCTATCTGAACCAGCAGTGGCCCAACACCAGTGACGGTTGCTTGCGCTTTTTGCAACAGATCGACGACATCGACAGCGTCATCGCGCCCGAGTTGACGCCGCTTTATGGCGAGTTTGCCGTTTTCAAGCGCTGCGACAACTCCTTTCATGGACACCTGCCCTACGAGGGCGAGCGTCGGGTCATTCAAGTGGCGTGGTTGACCAGCGAGGATGAAAAGTTGCGCAAGACCCGGCGTGGCAAGTTCTCGCGCGTGTTCAAGAGCCTTTTCGGTCGACTGGATACGAAGCTCGGCGCGGGTCGGGGTCGCAACGCGTCGCATCCCGACTGA
- a CDS encoding prolipoprotein diacylglyceryl transferase family protein yields MSPVLLHTLFEALAYAIGFRTFLWTRRRLAPAAFQHEDHVVWVGVGAIVGAALGAKLSFWLDDPLTAFANFPDLRHLLEGKSIIGALLGGVFGVETAKKIATARNSTGDAFVLPLTLGMCIGRVGCFLAGLGDHTYGMPTSLPWGVDFGDGLPRHPTQLYEIAFLLAQYGLIHWRRDVLTIPGDRFRAFMVGYLFFRLLVEFIKPVFYTYPGGLSGLQWLCVAGLLYYAGDIPRILRALFSRGSGAWEPR; encoded by the coding sequence ATGTCGCCAGTCTTGCTGCACACGCTGTTCGAGGCACTGGCTTACGCGATCGGCTTTCGCACCTTCCTGTGGACGCGTCGCCGACTGGCGCCGGCTGCATTTCAGCATGAAGACCACGTGGTCTGGGTGGGCGTAGGTGCCATCGTCGGCGCTGCGCTGGGCGCCAAGCTGTCGTTCTGGCTGGATGACCCGCTGACCGCGTTTGCCAACTTTCCCGACCTTCGCCATCTGCTGGAAGGCAAGTCGATCATCGGGGCACTGCTTGGTGGCGTGTTCGGTGTGGAGACCGCCAAGAAGATCGCAACGGCCCGCAATTCAACCGGCGATGCCTTCGTGTTGCCGCTGACGCTGGGCATGTGCATCGGTCGGGTTGGCTGCTTTCTCGCCGGTCTTGGCGATCATACCTACGGTATGCCGACCTCCCTGCCGTGGGGTGTGGACTTCGGCGATGGTTTGCCACGCCACCCTACCCAACTCTACGAAATTGCCTTCCTGCTGGCCCAATACGGATTGATCCATTGGCGTCGCGACGTACTCACCATACCGGGTGATCGCTTCCGCGCTTTCATGGTCGGCTATCTGTTTTTTCGCCTGCTGGTCGAGTTCATCAAGCCAGTGTTCTATACCTACCCGGGTGGCCTGTCCGGGCTGCAGTGGTTATGCGTCGCCGGCCTGCTTTACTACGCGGGGGACATTCCACGTATCCTGCGAGCGTTATTCAGCCGGGGAAGCGGTGCATGGGAGCCAAGGTAA
- a CDS encoding radical SAM protein — MGAKVRPYLFYDSAVSICTTCLRRVEAKILIKDERVYLEKWCPHHGRERVLIADDAAYYRQCRELYIKPPELPQRFNTPQHYGCPYDCGLCPEHMQHSCLTLVEITDHCNLRCPICYADSGPHRPGFRDLATVERMLDAVVANEGEPDVVQISGGEPTLHPDFFAILDAAKARPIRHLMVNTNGLRIAKEPEFAARLAAYQPGFELYLQFDSLRDEVHKDLRGAKLRDIRLKALEHLNRYDISTTLVVTVKKGLNDGELGEIIDFALTQPCVRGVTFQPIQAAGRLEGYDPEHNRLTLSEVRRGILEQSTLFQPDDLIPVPCNPDCLAMAYALKVGDQVVPLTRFVSPETLVSKGRNTIVVERDEELRAHVFELFATNHSPESQACSLADLLCCLPQVQAPADLGYRNVFRILIMQFIDAHGFDLRAVKKSCVHIAQPDGRIIPFDTFNLFYRDDKAATLAKLRREIDQTRAIEEQSHE; from the coding sequence ATGGGAGCCAAGGTAAGGCCGTATCTGTTTTACGACAGTGCCGTGTCGATCTGCACGACGTGCCTGCGCCGCGTCGAAGCAAAAATCCTGATCAAGGACGAGCGCGTCTATCTGGAAAAGTGGTGCCCGCATCACGGTCGCGAGCGCGTGCTGATCGCTGATGACGCAGCGTATTACCGCCAGTGCCGCGAGCTGTACATCAAGCCACCCGAATTGCCGCAGCGCTTCAATACGCCGCAGCATTATGGTTGTCCGTATGACTGCGGTCTGTGCCCGGAGCACATGCAGCATTCCTGCTTGACCCTGGTCGAGATCACCGATCACTGCAATCTGCGTTGCCCGATCTGCTATGCCGACAGCGGCCCGCATCGCCCCGGCTTTCGAGACCTGGCCACGGTTGAACGTATGCTCGATGCCGTGGTGGCGAACGAAGGCGAGCCGGACGTCGTACAGATTTCCGGTGGCGAACCGACCCTGCATCCGGACTTCTTTGCCATTCTCGATGCCGCCAAGGCGCGGCCGATTCGCCATCTGATGGTCAACACCAACGGCTTGCGCATCGCCAAGGAGCCGGAATTCGCCGCACGGCTGGCCGCCTATCAACCCGGCTTCGAGCTTTACCTGCAGTTCGATTCGCTGCGCGATGAGGTACACAAGGATCTGCGCGGCGCCAAGCTGCGCGATATCCGACTGAAAGCGCTGGAACATCTGAACCGGTACGACATCTCCACCACCTTGGTCGTGACGGTGAAGAAAGGCCTCAACGATGGCGAACTGGGCGAGATCATCGACTTCGCGTTGACCCAGCCGTGCGTGCGCGGGGTGACCTTTCAGCCCATCCAGGCCGCTGGCCGTCTGGAAGGCTATGACCCGGAACACAATCGCCTGACCTTGAGCGAAGTGCGTCGGGGCATTCTGGAACAGAGCACGTTGTTCCAGCCGGATGACCTGATTCCGGTACCGTGCAATCCCGACTGCCTGGCCATGGCCTACGCGCTGAAAGTCGGCGACCAGGTAGTGCCGTTGACCCGTTTTGTCTCACCCGAAACGCTGGTCAGCAAAGGCCGCAACACCATCGTGGTAGAACGTGACGAAGAGCTGCGCGCACACGTATTCGAGCTGTTTGCGACCAACCACTCACCCGAGTCACAGGCTTGTTCGCTCGCCGACTTGCTCTGTTGTCTGCCGCAGGTGCAGGCTCCGGCGGATCTTGGCTATCGCAACGTATTCCGCATTCTGATCATGCAGTTCATCGACGCCCACGGCTTTGATCTGCGCGCTGTGAAGAAATCCTGCGTGCATATCGCCCAGCCCGACGGTCGGATCATTCCGTTCGATACCTTCAACCTGTTTTATCGCGACGACAAGGCCGCCACGCTGGCAAAGTTGCGGCGCGAGATCGACCAGACCCGTGCCATCGAGGAGCAATCGCATGAGTGA
- the dnaJ gene encoding molecular chaperone DnaJ — MSKRDYYEVLGCERSANEAELKKAFRRLAMKYHPDRCPDDPAAQDKFKEAKEAYEVLSDAQKRGMYDQHGHAAFEHGMGGRGGAGFGDVGDIFGDIFGDIFGRAGGGRGRPRRGADLRYIMQLDLEEAVFGVSRQIEIPTQVNCHHCNGSGSEDGKVSKCKTCHGHGQVRMQNGIFSIQQACPHCSGSGQTIEKPCKKCHGEGRIEETRTLSVQIPEGVDNGDRIRLTGQGEAGPSGAPAGDLYVEVQVREHAIFQRDGNDLYCELPIRFSQAALGAELPVPTLEGEVPISIPQETQTGTQFRLRGRGVKSVRASRHGDLICRVVVETPVRLTKQQRELLESLEATFGGSDASKHTPRANGWVDGVKKFWSKVTA; from the coding sequence ATGAGCAAACGTGACTACTACGAGGTGTTGGGCTGTGAGCGCAGCGCCAACGAAGCCGAGCTGAAGAAAGCCTTTCGCCGGCTCGCGATGAAATATCACCCGGACCGCTGCCCGGACGATCCCGCAGCGCAGGACAAGTTCAAGGAGGCCAAAGAGGCCTACGAAGTGCTGTCCGACGCGCAGAAACGAGGTATGTATGACCAGCACGGTCATGCCGCGTTCGAGCACGGCATGGGCGGTCGTGGGGGCGCCGGGTTTGGCGACGTCGGTGACATCTTCGGCGATATTTTCGGCGATATTTTTGGCCGTGCCGGCGGTGGACGGGGCCGGCCGCGCCGTGGCGCCGACCTTCGCTACATCATGCAGCTGGATCTGGAAGAAGCCGTATTCGGCGTCAGCCGACAGATCGAGATTCCCACCCAGGTCAACTGCCACCACTGCAACGGCAGTGGTTCGGAGGACGGCAAGGTCAGCAAGTGCAAGACCTGCCATGGCCACGGTCAGGTGCGCATGCAGAACGGCATCTTCTCGATCCAGCAGGCCTGTCCGCATTGCAGCGGCAGCGGCCAGACGATCGAGAAGCCATGCAAGAAATGCCATGGCGAAGGCCGTATCGAGGAAACCCGCACGCTTTCGGTGCAGATTCCCGAGGGCGTCGACAACGGTGATCGCATCCGCCTGACCGGGCAGGGCGAGGCCGGGCCTTCTGGCGCGCCGGCCGGTGATTTGTACGTGGAAGTGCAGGTGCGCGAACACGCGATCTTCCAGCGCGATGGCAATGATCTGTATTGCGAACTGCCAATCCGTTTCTCGCAGGCCGCTTTGGGTGCCGAACTGCCGGTGCCGACGCTGGAAGGCGAAGTGCCGATCAGCATTCCGCAGGAAACCCAGACCGGTACACAATTCCGCCTGCGCGGTCGCGGCGTCAAGTCGGTGCGCGCCAGTCGTCATGGCGATCTGATCTGTCGGGTCGTGGTGGAAACACCGGTGCGGCTGACCAAGCAGCAGCGCGAGTTGCTGGAGTCGCTGGAAGCCACCTTTGGCGGCAGCGATGCCAGCAAGCACACCCCGCGCGCGAATGGCTGGGTCGATGGCGTGAAGAAGTTCTGGTCGAAAGTTACCGCATGA
- the dapB gene encoding 4-hydroxy-tetrahydrodipicolinate reductase, with translation MTHPVRLAINGASGRMGRALLELLREDRRFELAHAVVAPDSPDDGQLVAPLTASNLRYAHSWSAAPVVDVVIDFSSPAALSAALDHCLQHRVALVSGTTGVDAVLEDRLTDAGHHMAILRAANFSLGVALLTRLLRDAAAALPAWDLEIVEAHHGRKQDAPSGTALALGRAAADARQTTLEATAVYSREGQTGERADGSIGFAVVRGGDIVGEHTAMLIGSGERLELSHRATDRSIFARGALQAAGWLAGQKAGQWQLEDVIAAPR, from the coding sequence ATGACCCATCCCGTTCGCCTCGCCATCAACGGTGCTTCTGGCCGCATGGGTCGCGCCTTGCTGGAGCTGCTGCGCGAGGATCGTCGCTTCGAGTTGGCACATGCGGTAGTGGCGCCCGACTCACCCGACGACGGCCAGTTGGTGGCGCCGCTGACGGCCAGCAATCTGCGCTATGCACATAGCTGGTCGGCGGCGCCGGTGGTCGACGTGGTGATTGATTTCAGCAGTCCAGCGGCGTTGTCGGCGGCACTCGATCATTGCCTGCAACACCGCGTCGCCCTGGTCAGCGGTACCACCGGCGTTGATGCGGTACTGGAAGATCGTCTGACCGATGCAGGCCATCACATGGCGATCCTGCGTGCTGCCAATTTCAGCCTGGGTGTGGCACTGCTGACGCGTTTATTGCGCGATGCGGCGGCCGCACTGCCAGCATGGGATCTCGAAATCGTCGAAGCGCACCATGGGCGCAAGCAGGACGCGCCGTCGGGTACCGCGTTGGCCCTAGGTCGCGCTGCCGCCGATGCGCGCCAGACGACGCTGGAAGCAACCGCGGTCTACAGTCGCGAAGGCCAGACCGGCGAGCGGGCCGATGGAAGCATCGGCTTCGCGGTGGTGCGCGGCGGCGACATTGTCGGCGAGCACACGGCCATGCTGATCGGCAGCGGTGAGCGGCTGGAGCTGTCTCACCGTGCCACCGATCGCTCGATCTTTGCCCGCGGAGCGCTACAGGCGGCTGGCTGGCTTGCCGGCCAGAAAGCCGGTCAGTGGCAGCTCGAGGACGTTATCGCCGCGCCACGCTGA
- the carA gene encoding glutamine-hydrolyzing carbamoyl-phosphate synthase small subunit → MPIPALLALEDGSVFHGHSVGATGETVGEVVFNTAMTGYQEILTDPSYSRQIVTLTYPHIGNTGVNAEDVESTAVHASGLIVRDVPRRASSWRCTESLPDYLTRHGTVAIAGIDTRRLTRILRAKGALAGCIMAGEHADADTALARARAFPGLNGMDLAKVVSTPKSYVWKEGIYDLDRTAFNQPPMRFKVVAYDFGSKLNILRLLAEQGCEVTVVPAQTPAADVLAMKPDGVFLSNGPGDPAACDYAIEATRSFLDAKIPLFGICLGHQLMGLALGGKTVKMKFGHHGANHPVKDHDDGRVLITSQNHGFAVDPATLPANVRVTHTSLFDGSLQGFTLTDRPAFCFQGHPEASPGPHDVGYLFQRFANLMQEARTHA, encoded by the coding sequence ATGCCTATTCCTGCCCTGCTGGCCCTTGAAGACGGCAGCGTTTTCCATGGTCACTCCGTCGGTGCCACCGGCGAAACCGTTGGCGAAGTCGTTTTCAATACCGCGATGACCGGTTACCAGGAGATCCTCACCGATCCCTCGTACTCACGCCAGATCGTCACGCTGACCTATCCTCATATCGGCAATACCGGCGTCAATGCCGAAGACGTCGAATCCACCGCCGTGCATGCCTCCGGGCTGATCGTGCGCGATGTGCCGCGCCGCGCCAGCAGCTGGCGCTGCACGGAAAGTCTGCCGGACTACCTGACGCGCCATGGCACGGTCGCCATTGCCGGTATCGACACCCGTCGGTTGACCCGCATCCTGCGCGCCAAGGGCGCCCTGGCTGGCTGCATCATGGCTGGCGAACACGCGGACGCTGACACTGCCTTGGCCAGGGCGCGCGCGTTCCCGGGCTTGAATGGCATGGATCTGGCCAAGGTGGTCAGCACCCCCAAATCGTATGTCTGGAAGGAGGGCATTTACGATCTCGATCGCACCGCGTTCAACCAGCCTCCCATGCGCTTCAAGGTCGTGGCTTACGACTTCGGCAGCAAGCTCAATATCCTGCGCCTGCTGGCCGAACAGGGTTGCGAGGTTACCGTGGTGCCGGCGCAGACCCCGGCCGCCGACGTGCTGGCGATGAAGCCGGATGGTGTCTTCCTGTCCAACGGACCGGGCGATCCCGCAGCTTGTGATTATGCGATCGAAGCGACGCGCAGCTTCCTCGACGCGAAGATCCCACTGTTCGGCATTTGTCTCGGTCATCAATTGATGGGTCTGGCTCTGGGCGGCAAGACAGTGAAGATGAAGTTCGGCCACCACGGCGCCAACCATCCGGTCAAGGATCACGACGACGGCCGCGTATTGATCACCTCGCAGAATCACGGTTTTGCGGTCGATCCAGCCACGTTGCCCGCCAACGTGCGGGTCACGCATACGTCGCTGTTCGACGGCTCGCTGCAGGGTTTTACGCTGACCGACCGCCCGGCGTTCTGCTTCCAGGGCCATCCCGAGGCAAGCCCCGGACCGCACGATGTCGGCTATCTGTTCCAACGTTTTGCCAACCTGATGCAGGAGGCTCGCACGCATGCCTAA